A region of Fibrobacter succinogenes subsp. succinogenes S85 DNA encodes the following proteins:
- the glmS gene encoding glutamine--fructose-6-phosphate transaminase (isomerizing) codes for MCGIIGYNGKGEALPVLVEGLKKMEYRGYDSSGVAVIDNGQIKVVRASGKIKALEDKLKTTPLKGSIGIAHTRWATHGAPTETNAHPHTSYDGKISIVHNGIIENYASLKAKLISEGIEFKSETDTEVVAHLIARYYNGDLKSAVLKALKQIEGTFGLGVVCSDEPNVLIGARRGSPLILGIGNDGDFYLASDVSAIINHTQKVVYLDDNDVVQIKDGGYSIVNMSSHEVQREVQDVEFDADAVAKGGFPHFMLKEIFEQPEVLRNTMRGRLLTAEGNAKLAGLDTNIKELRNINRIIITACGTSYYAGMVGEYMIEDLAGVPVEVEYASEFRYRNPIIKPGTLVIAISQSGETADTLAALREAQQKGATALAICNGVGSTIARTSDGGVYLHAGPEIGVASTKAFTSQVTVLAMIALLLGRQRRLSFETGADIVKDLLELPDLVTETLKLSDSIAEIAKTLCKANNFLYLGRHFCYPVAMEGALKLKEISYIHAEGYPAAEMKHGPIALIDENMPVVVIAPKDSLFDKIISNIREIKARGGKVIAVTTEDCHPLDEIADHIITVPKTRPMLMPILACIPLQLLAYHIAVLRGNDVDQPRNLAKSVTVE; via the coding sequence ATGTGCGGAATTATCGGATATAATGGAAAAGGGGAAGCTTTACCGGTCCTCGTCGAAGGACTCAAGAAAATGGAATACCGAGGCTATGATAGCTCAGGTGTTGCCGTCATTGATAACGGTCAAATAAAAGTTGTCCGTGCATCCGGAAAAATCAAGGCTCTCGAAGACAAATTAAAGACCACCCCGCTCAAGGGTTCTATTGGCATTGCCCACACGCGCTGGGCCACCCATGGCGCCCCCACCGAAACAAACGCACACCCTCATACAAGCTATGACGGAAAGATTTCGATTGTCCACAACGGCATTATCGAAAACTACGCAAGCCTCAAGGCGAAGCTCATCTCCGAAGGTATTGAATTCAAGTCTGAGACCGATACCGAAGTCGTAGCCCACCTGATTGCACGCTATTACAATGGCGACCTCAAATCCGCCGTACTCAAGGCTCTCAAGCAGATTGAAGGTACTTTCGGTCTTGGCGTTGTTTGCAGCGACGAACCGAACGTCTTGATTGGCGCCCGCCGTGGAAGTCCTCTCATTTTGGGTATCGGAAACGATGGCGATTTCTACCTCGCGAGTGACGTTTCCGCCATCATCAACCACACGCAGAAAGTCGTTTACCTTGATGACAACGACGTTGTCCAAATCAAGGATGGCGGCTATTCCATCGTGAACATGAGCAGCCACGAAGTGCAGCGCGAAGTCCAGGACGTGGAATTCGACGCCGATGCAGTCGCCAAGGGCGGATTCCCGCACTTCATGCTCAAGGAAATTTTCGAACAGCCCGAAGTATTGCGCAATACCATGCGCGGTCGTTTGCTCACCGCCGAAGGCAACGCAAAGCTCGCTGGCCTCGACACGAACATCAAGGAACTCCGTAACATCAACCGCATCATCATCACCGCCTGCGGCACAAGCTACTATGCAGGCATGGTCGGTGAATACATGATTGAAGACTTGGCTGGCGTCCCGGTCGAAGTCGAATACGCTTCGGAATTCCGCTACAGAAACCCGATTATCAAGCCGGGAACTCTCGTCATTGCCATCAGCCAGTCCGGCGAAACTGCAGATACGCTCGCCGCTCTCCGCGAAGCCCAGCAGAAAGGCGCAACCGCACTCGCCATCTGTAACGGTGTCGGTTCGACGATCGCTCGCACAAGCGACGGTGGCGTCTACCTGCACGCCGGTCCGGAAATCGGCGTGGCCAGCACCAAGGCTTTCACAAGCCAGGTGACCGTGCTCGCCATGATTGCCCTCTTGCTCGGCCGCCAACGCAGACTCAGCTTTGAAACAGGCGCCGACATCGTGAAGGACCTTTTGGAACTTCCGGATCTCGTGACGGAAACGCTCAAGCTCTCCGACAGCATCGCCGAAATTGCCAAGACGCTCTGCAAGGCAAACAACTTCTTGTACCTCGGTCGCCACTTCTGCTACCCGGTCGCCATGGAAGGCGCTTTGAAGCTCAAGGAAATCAGCTACATCCACGCCGAAGGCTACCCCGCTGCAGAAATGAAGCACGGTCCGATTGCCCTTATCGACGAAAACATGCCGGTCGTGGTCATCGCCCCGAAGGATTCGCTCTTCGACAAGATCATCAGCAATATCCGCGAAATCAAGGCTCGCGGAGGCAAGGTCATCGCCGTCACGACGGAAGATTGCCACCCACTTGACGAAATCGCTGACCACATCATCACAGTCCCGAAGACCCGCCCGATGCTCATGCCGATTCTCGCCTGCATTCCGCTCCAGTTGCTCGCCTACCACATCGCCGTGTTGCGCGGAAACGACGTGGACCAGCCGAGAAACCTTGCCAAGAGCGTGACGGTGGAATAA
- a CDS encoding leucine-rich repeat domain-containing protein, translating into MNLLDVIAKAKKEKAKTLDLSQKGLRLLPPELFEIESLEELNLDRNMLVEIPDDIGLLKNLKSLSVSENDLMELPESIGELTKLENLYLGYNSLSDLPESVGKLVNLQTVNIAKNQLLDLPLEIGNWQKVVKLSLHDNMLSEIPPTIGKMKSLVKLYLDNNELSTIPATLSHLENLEILMISGNRLGAIPSEFGNLKNLREQVLDANQLATLPESLAECENLKTISIIENPMEEGVPRVLLDKKGLSIDQ; encoded by the coding sequence ATGAATTTACTAGACGTTATTGCCAAAGCAAAAAAAGAAAAAGCAAAGACGCTCGACCTTTCCCAGAAAGGCCTGCGCCTCCTCCCCCCGGAACTTTTTGAAATTGAGTCCCTTGAGGAACTGAACCTCGACCGGAACATGCTTGTCGAAATTCCCGACGACATCGGCCTCCTCAAGAACCTGAAGAGCCTCTCCGTGAGCGAAAACGACCTCATGGAACTGCCGGAATCCATCGGTGAGCTCACCAAGCTTGAAAACCTCTATCTCGGCTACAACAGCCTTTCGGACCTTCCGGAATCTGTCGGCAAGCTCGTGAACCTCCAGACGGTGAACATTGCCAAAAACCAGCTTCTGGACCTGCCGCTCGAAATCGGCAACTGGCAGAAGGTCGTGAAGCTCTCGCTCCACGACAACATGCTCTCCGAAATTCCGCCGACCATCGGCAAGATGAAGAGCCTCGTGAAGCTCTACCTCGACAACAATGAACTTTCAACCATCCCGGCAACGCTCTCGCACCTCGAGAACCTCGAAATCCTCATGATTTCCGGAAACCGCCTGGGAGCCATTCCGTCTGAATTCGGCAACCTGAAGAACCTCCGTGAACAGGTACTCGACGCAAACCAGCTCGCCACGCTCCCGGAAAGCCTCGCCGAATGCGAAAACCTCAAGACCATCTCCATCATCGAAAACCCGATGGAAGAAGGAGTTCCTCGCGTGCTCCTCGACAAGAAGGGCCTGAGCATCGACCAGTAG
- a CDS encoding AIPR family protein produces MELTKSQERRLAFVASLLSLNPNDPNDRIKALRHLNLDENGCFHGFQYSQGFMEFFIFLDEDTPLEKVVAHLNADLKQLQIAVFRTSDPTNPFFLSLREEADPWAVNKISDDESEEDSDTPASRPYMETLEITVLRTRASRDITDSELERTLKDMRRKLMLWKADVKAKLEIIAEHDDLTRDFRSADDKLEIEMDSEPLHLTSDHGELFLGFCPIRTIFDYHVALGKRLKTKHNMAIVSSNIRTYLGNLTHTNAALIDAFQTMERNDDQNVNVDDFPFLHNGMTLTGDDLRLKERDGKKVLFIERPKIINGAQSLFTYEQYAKKSKHPVNPQVLVKVVVPYQGADNFLNQVTMANNRQNPVFSYHLRAADDLQFFIWQRYQEEGFTYVYKDGVRLKARTRKLEVRMRPELAKTLFLMDGKLSECRSSDCIFDKETLYQRCFGAFVRVAPEKEKDFVRKTIAFTKAWQLLSRLPIKIRKVTPGKGVSIEANDDNPLTRITWNGRLEDKFIFRSAVRDLVVALALKHWLVYGNPIQDFEWLVENELNFNDSILKYASRIYTDDLKNILISEFKDNTAYYDTITTIDKDSGESVERRLWKGFSNTATYDKMIDLLCKKNPAWEKCRGGIEMFL; encoded by the coding sequence ATGGAACTAACAAAATCGCAGGAACGCCGCTTAGCATTTGTCGCTAGCCTCTTGAGCTTGAACCCTAACGACCCGAACGATAGAATCAAGGCACTCCGGCATCTGAACCTAGATGAAAATGGATGCTTCCACGGCTTCCAGTATTCACAGGGCTTTATGGAATTCTTCATCTTCTTGGACGAAGATACTCCGCTTGAAAAGGTTGTCGCACACCTGAACGCTGACTTGAAGCAGCTCCAGATTGCGGTGTTCCGTACTAGCGACCCGACCAATCCGTTCTTCCTCTCACTTCGCGAAGAAGCCGACCCGTGGGCAGTCAACAAGATTTCTGACGACGAATCCGAAGAAGATTCCGACACGCCTGCAAGCCGTCCGTACATGGAAACGCTCGAAATCACGGTGCTCCGCACTCGCGCAAGCCGCGACATCACGGACTCCGAACTTGAACGTACTCTCAAGGACATGCGCAGAAAGCTCATGCTCTGGAAGGCTGACGTCAAGGCAAAGCTTGAAATCATTGCCGAACATGACGACCTTACCCGCGACTTCCGCAGCGCAGACGACAAGCTTGAAATCGAGATGGACTCTGAACCGCTCCACCTCACTTCTGATCACGGCGAGCTTTTCCTCGGCTTCTGCCCGATCCGCACGATTTTTGACTACCACGTTGCCCTTGGTAAGCGCCTCAAGACCAAGCACAACATGGCTATCGTCAGTTCCAACATCCGTACTTACCTCGGTAACCTCACTCACACGAACGCAGCCCTCATCGATGCTTTCCAGACGATGGAACGTAACGATGACCAGAATGTGAATGTCGACGACTTCCCGTTCCTCCACAACGGTATGACCCTTACGGGCGATGACCTGCGTCTCAAGGAACGTGACGGCAAGAAGGTCCTCTTCATTGAACGCCCGAAGATCATCAACGGTGCTCAGTCCCTCTTCACGTACGAACAGTATGCCAAGAAAAGCAAGCATCCGGTGAACCCGCAGGTGCTCGTGAAGGTCGTTGTGCCGTACCAGGGTGCCGACAACTTCCTGAATCAGGTGACTATGGCTAACAACCGCCAGAACCCGGTGTTCAGCTACCATCTGCGTGCCGCTGACGACCTGCAGTTCTTCATTTGGCAGCGTTACCAGGAAGAAGGCTTTACCTACGTTTACAAGGACGGTGTCCGCCTCAAGGCCCGTACCCGTAAGCTCGAAGTCCGTATGCGTCCGGAACTTGCAAAGACCTTGTTCCTCATGGACGGAAAGCTCAGCGAATGCCGTTCCAGCGACTGCATCTTCGACAAGGAAACTCTCTACCAGCGCTGCTTCGGTGCTTTTGTGCGCGTTGCCCCCGAAAAGGAAAAGGACTTCGTCCGTAAGACTATCGCCTTCACGAAGGCATGGCAGCTCCTTAGCCGTCTCCCGATTAAGATCCGCAAGGTCACTCCGGGTAAGGGTGTGTCTATTGAAGCTAACGATGATAACCCGCTGACCCGCATCACGTGGAATGGCCGTCTCGAAGACAAGTTCATCTTCCGCAGCGCCGTTAGGGATCTCGTGGTCGCTCTCGCCCTTAAGCACTGGCTTGTTTATGGTAACCCGATCCAGGACTTCGAATGGCTCGTCGAAAACGAACTCAACTTCAACGATTCCATCCTCAAGTACGCCTCCCGCATTTACACGGATGACTTGAAGAACATCTTGATTTCTGAATTCAAGGACAACACGGCCTACTACGACACCATCACGACGATTGACAAGGATTCCGGTGAATCCGTGGAACGTCGCTTGTGGAAGGGCTTCTCCAATACGGCTACTTACGACAAGATGATCGACCTCTTGTGCAAAAAGAACCCGGCTTGGGAAAAGTGTCGTGGCGGCATTGAAATGTTCCTCTAG
- a CDS encoding S41 family peptidase, which produces MGRRQFCSISFLTIAILSIGLSACSSDDDSVSAWTGLTPTAFGMTKEFVYNYNSLYYLYIDKDKYLDSPESYIGKVNTQFLVDEGYPWDFHDIYYMYALMNDPFTNYMDPTRALTYISSWMSSEELMGAGFELDSLKMPDKYIIGQIDRNSPADKAGLKVGDEITEIEGVSLTNETVFKRLTVAERGDTITYTIKRDTTTLTIPVVIDSYRSPTVDISFKDSIPVIKISEFTAYTSNDSGTYGEFVEYLRETEKYKTTIIDLRYNGGGDLDQCIAMAQTLLSKGDTTIGIISAYADTIHKRQAFDTTFYINKTDGFAKDRYFVFLANGRTASCSEVMIAGTVANKKYPVIGTVTYGKGIGQTRSVTPSYSIASITSMKVIDKQRISYHKYGIMPDFTLSDDDEALEKAVALAKDQSYVRIAGYGTVNTGNFAKMAVEPDSMPGFYLLPNEYRKKF; this is translated from the coding sequence ATGGGAAGAAGGCAATTTTGTTCCATATCGTTTTTAACCATTGCCATTTTAAGCATTGGCCTTTCTGCCTGTTCTTCTGACGACGATTCCGTATCGGCCTGGACTGGGCTAACCCCTACCGCCTTCGGGATGACTAAAGAATTTGTCTACAATTACAATTCACTCTACTACCTGTATATAGACAAGGACAAATACCTTGACAGCCCTGAAAGCTATATCGGCAAAGTGAACACTCAATTTCTAGTGGATGAAGGATACCCTTGGGATTTCCATGACATTTACTACATGTACGCATTGATGAACGACCCGTTCACCAACTACATGGACCCCACAAGGGCGCTTACATACATCAGTTCCTGGATGTCTTCCGAAGAACTGATGGGGGCAGGCTTTGAGCTTGATTCCTTGAAAATGCCCGATAAATACATCATCGGTCAAATTGACAGAAATTCACCGGCTGACAAAGCGGGACTGAAAGTAGGCGACGAAATTACCGAAATCGAAGGGGTTTCCCTGACAAACGAAACTGTTTTCAAGAGACTGACCGTTGCCGAGAGAGGCGATACAATCACCTACACCATCAAACGCGACACGACAACATTGACGATTCCCGTAGTCATAGATTCTTACCGTTCGCCAACTGTAGACATTTCATTCAAGGACTCCATCCCCGTCATCAAGATTAGCGAATTTACCGCATACACTTCTAACGACTCCGGCACTTACGGGGAATTTGTCGAATACCTCCGCGAAACAGAAAAATACAAGACAACAATTATCGACTTGCGTTACAACGGAGGTGGGGACCTCGATCAATGCATCGCCATGGCACAAACTTTGCTTTCTAAAGGCGATACAACCATAGGCATCATTTCAGCTTACGCTGACACTATTCACAAGAGACAAGCTTTCGATACGACTTTCTATATCAACAAAACAGACGGCTTTGCCAAAGACCGCTATTTCGTATTTCTCGCCAACGGAAGGACGGCTAGCTGTTCTGAAGTCATGATTGCAGGAACTGTAGCCAACAAGAAATACCCGGTTATCGGAACAGTCACATACGGCAAGGGCATCGGCCAAACACGTTCCGTCACCCCATCCTATTCAATAGCGTCCATCACCAGCATGAAAGTCATCGACAAGCAAAGGATAAGCTACCACAAGTACGGCATCATGCCGGATTTCACCTTGAGCGATGATGACGAGGCACTTGAAAAAGCGGTGGCACTCGCCAAAGATCAAAGCTACGTTCGAATTGCCGGGTACGGAACGGTAAATACGGGAAACTTCGCGAAGATGGCAGTAGAACCCGACTCCATGCCGGGATTCTACCTTTTGCCGAATGAATACCGAAAAAAGTTTTAG
- a CDS encoding M23 family metallopeptidase, giving the protein MSRIFLLLCVVAIALTGCNEQKKIDALTQENARLVAAADSLKALISKAQGETSKWLVKNDTVRAGDGLFQVLYRMNINEKERGKIVLALQDSVELAALRVGQVFYAALDTAGDVQRFRFAPNPATVHMLSKVDSGFAYSRIDKPVTIRQSVFEGALENGSTLSGILHKVGIPGRMVGVVSAVLQCKVSFQLARPGDKFRILLEEKFYQDSIWISGKVLYAEFNGHTVGHHEAFRYEDPDPKSTFNAHYTEKGEALIFEGLRYPLDRLHITSPYGARIHPITGRRTVHHGIDYGSPKGSPVYAVAAGVVTVSGYDDLSGNKIAIRHRDNTESWYMHLSVRGVNVGTKVAPRQVIGRVGSTGRSTGPHLHLGFKDNRGNWMNPAKKTMIATPKLEGNRMARLKKQVADIRKEIELTLASPAVKVNDTDVMVRMRVLK; this is encoded by the coding sequence ATGTCCAGAATTTTCCTTTTGTTGTGTGTTGTAGCGATTGCGCTTACCGGATGTAACGAACAGAAAAAAATTGATGCATTGACTCAAGAAAATGCAAGGCTTGTTGCCGCCGCCGATTCTTTGAAGGCTTTGATTTCTAAAGCTCAGGGCGAAACTTCGAAGTGGCTTGTGAAAAATGATACTGTCCGTGCGGGGGATGGTCTTTTCCAGGTGCTTTACCGCATGAACATCAACGAAAAGGAACGCGGTAAGATTGTGCTTGCCTTGCAGGACTCTGTTGAACTTGCCGCACTCCGCGTGGGCCAGGTGTTTTATGCCGCTCTCGATACCGCAGGCGATGTCCAGCGTTTCCGCTTTGCGCCGAACCCGGCGACCGTCCATATGTTGAGCAAGGTAGATTCCGGTTTTGCCTATAGCCGTATTGATAAGCCGGTAACGATCCGTCAGTCCGTTTTTGAAGGAGCTCTTGAAAATGGGAGTACGCTAAGTGGCATTTTGCACAAGGTCGGTATTCCCGGTCGTATGGTGGGCGTTGTGAGTGCCGTTTTGCAGTGCAAGGTCTCTTTCCAATTGGCTCGTCCGGGTGACAAGTTCCGCATCTTGCTCGAAGAAAAGTTCTATCAGGATTCCATCTGGATTAGTGGCAAGGTGCTCTATGCTGAATTTAACGGCCATACGGTGGGCCATCATGAAGCGTTCCGCTATGAAGATCCGGATCCGAAGAGTACGTTTAACGCTCATTACACTGAAAAGGGTGAAGCTCTCATTTTCGAAGGTCTCCGTTACCCGCTCGACCGTTTGCATATCACGAGCCCTTATGGCGCCCGCATCCACCCGATTACGGGTCGTCGCACTGTGCATCACGGTATTGACTACGGTAGCCCCAAGGGTTCTCCGGTCTATGCGGTCGCTGCTGGTGTCGTGACGGTTTCGGGTTACGATGACTTGAGCGGTAACAAGATTGCCATCCGCCATAGGGATAATACTGAAAGCTGGTACATGCACCTTTCCGTGCGCGGTGTGAATGTCGGTACGAAGGTTGCTCCGCGTCAGGTCATTGGCCGCGTGGGTTCTACTGGCCGCAGCACTGGCCCGCACTTGCATTTGGGTTTCAAGGACAATCGTGGCAACTGGATGAACCCGGCCAAGAAGACGATGATTGCAACTCCGAAGCTTGAAGGCAATCGTATGGCCCGCCTCAAAAAGCAGGTGGCCGATATCCGCAAGGAAATCGAGCTTACGCTTGCATCGCCTGCTGTCAAGGTCAACGATACGGACGTCATGGTCCGCATGCGCGTGCTGAAGTAG
- a CDS encoding S41 family peptidase, with protein MNSQTKFVRHFFKFFSPASRLASLVFILLLAACSDFFHPVKSTPKPKSEYAFNYWLLQNVYMYEDELPNLQEDGDSVQILYTTLKDPYTRYIPPANSNQAITQLNTSLVEGDVGMRYLYNWSNEYPISIDRVYPKGPAGRAGVPRHGNILKANDIELSGETAATVYDSILNYSKNIDILVAHNGDTTAYKLEKETVYAPTVFVDTLFENSDEGYPGLIFIAIEGFKLNTADQKKGTYGELKAYLDSTTSDKRVRVLDLRGNPGGHVSQCISMADLFVSKGTLSTKRSRTLDADGKSVIHTSSEKAKAGDIGESGKYIILANRGSASASEIFISAVTELTDIPLVGTRTYGKGIGQTTFHTYAGGLAIITNYEFLTPKGNSYHGEGITPKYECTNTVGEVCASKIAHDLYGVKTPYQEVKALAKPYREMKDDINEFDGGAIEWEEGNFVPYRF; from the coding sequence ATGAATTCACAAACAAAATTCGTTCGTCACTTCTTTAAATTTTTTTCTCCCGCCTCTCGTCTGGCATCACTCGTCTTTATTCTCCTATTAGCCGCTTGCTCGGATTTTTTCCATCCAGTCAAGAGCACTCCGAAGCCCAAGTCCGAATACGCATTCAATTACTGGCTCCTGCAAAACGTCTACATGTATGAGGACGAACTCCCCAACCTGCAAGAAGACGGGGATTCCGTCCAAATTTTATATACAACGCTCAAAGACCCCTACACGCGGTACATTCCCCCAGCCAATAGCAACCAAGCCATCACCCAACTCAACACAAGCCTTGTTGAAGGCGATGTCGGAATGCGCTACTTATACAACTGGAGCAATGAGTACCCTATCTCCATCGATCGCGTTTATCCCAAAGGCCCAGCCGGCAGGGCCGGAGTTCCGAGACATGGCAACATCCTTAAAGCAAACGACATAGAGCTCTCTGGAGAAACCGCTGCTACGGTCTACGACTCCATTCTAAATTACAGCAAAAACATCGACATTCTCGTAGCGCATAACGGCGATACAACGGCCTACAAACTGGAAAAGGAAACTGTCTACGCACCGACAGTCTTTGTTGATACTCTCTTCGAAAATTCTGACGAAGGATATCCGGGGCTTATATTCATTGCCATCGAAGGATTCAAGCTCAATACTGCGGACCAGAAAAAAGGCACTTACGGAGAACTCAAGGCCTACCTGGATTCCACCACTTCGGACAAGCGAGTCCGCGTCCTGGACCTGAGGGGTAACCCCGGCGGGCATGTAAGCCAGTGCATTTCCATGGCAGATCTCTTTGTTAGCAAAGGAACTCTTTCGACAAAGCGCTCACGCACGCTGGATGCCGACGGAAAATCAGTCATTCACACCTCAAGTGAAAAAGCCAAAGCCGGAGACATCGGAGAATCAGGGAAATACATCATCCTAGCCAACCGAGGTTCCGCTAGCGCTTCTGAGATTTTCATATCGGCAGTCACCGAACTGACAGACATCCCTCTCGTCGGCACAAGGACTTACGGCAAAGGCATTGGACAGACAACGTTCCATACATACGCCGGTGGGCTCGCCATCATTACCAATTATGAATTTTTAACGCCCAAGGGAAATTCCTACCACGGCGAAGGCATCACTCCCAAATACGAATGCACCAATACCGTTGGAGAAGTCTGCGCATCCAAAATCGCACATGATCTTTATGGCGTCAAAACGCCTTACCAAGAAGTCAAGGCACTCGCCAAGCCGTACCGAGAAATGAAAGACGACATCAATGAATTTGATGGAGGAGCTATAGAATGGGAAGAAGGCAATTTTGTTCCATATCGTTTTTAA
- a CDS encoding FKBP-type peptidyl-prolyl cis-trans isomerase gives MKTKMLIAAGALAMLMTGCEPCKSASTEKTSLVTEKDKYSYALGAHFGNQARFQLVTRDSIDLDLDLFIQAFKERYNSDSAKFLMNDSVIMETLNKLSADRQAEKARKDSLAAEKNKADGEAFLAQNKTAEGVVTTQSGLQYKIIQEGQGATPTDEDKVKVHYTGTLLDGTKFDSSVDRGQPLEFPVTAVISGWTEMLKLMKVGEKVVAWIPSDLAYGPRGNRAIPGNSVLKFEMELLEVIAPEKPAEEQKPAKQEQKKPAKAAKKAAAQQ, from the coding sequence ATGAAGACTAAAATGCTTATTGCAGCTGGCGCTCTTGCCATGCTTATGACGGGTTGTGAACCGTGCAAATCTGCTTCTACCGAAAAGACCTCACTTGTGACTGAAAAGGACAAGTACAGCTACGCTCTCGGTGCTCATTTTGGTAACCAGGCTCGCTTCCAGCTCGTGACTCGCGATTCCATCGATCTCGATCTCGACCTCTTCATTCAGGCTTTCAAGGAACGCTACAATAGCGATTCTGCAAAGTTCTTGATGAACGATTCCGTCATTATGGAAACGCTCAACAAGCTTTCTGCTGACCGTCAGGCTGAAAAGGCAAGAAAGGATAGCCTCGCTGCCGAAAAGAACAAGGCCGATGGTGAAGCATTCCTCGCTCAGAACAAGACTGCCGAAGGTGTCGTGACCACGCAGAGCGGTCTCCAGTACAAGATTATTCAAGAAGGTCAGGGTGCCACCCCGACGGACGAAGACAAGGTCAAGGTACACTACACCGGTACGCTCCTCGATGGCACCAAGTTCGACAGCTCTGTCGACCGTGGTCAGCCGCTTGAATTCCCGGTCACGGCCGTTATCTCTGGCTGGACTGAAATGCTCAAGCTCATGAAGGTTGGCGAAAAGGTCGTCGCATGGATTCCGAGCGATCTCGCTTACGGTCCGCGTGGCAACCGTGCTATCCCGGGCAACTCTGTCCTCAAGTTCGAAATGGAACTTCTCGAAGTGATCGCTCCGGAAAAGCCTGCTGAAGAACAGAAGCCTGCTAAGCAGGAACAGAAGAAGCCTGCTAAGGCTGCTAAGAAGGCTGCTGCTCAGCAGTAA